The Culex pipiens pallens isolate TS chromosome 2, TS_CPP_V2, whole genome shotgun sequence DNA window AGCCTTCCTGGTCACCTTGTTTGGGTTGACGCAATGGcgaaaaaaagaagattttaaaCTTCAGTTGATTTATATTCTTGataaatcttataaaattgcaATGCACGTTTTTACAAGAAATAtctgttttttaaatgtaaaaatgtagtACATTCATTTAAGTTGCCTCAAACTTTTGATACTTTTCTGCGCAGATCTCCAAAGAGGCTTAATTGGAAGGCAGTCAATGGACGATCTCCGTCTTGATTCTGTACGCGCAGTGACGCGTTGCGTAATCTTGGACGTCGATAATGTACGTCGACAATTGGGTTACGCGGTCACTGCAATTGGATCATCGAGAGGTCACGCCGAAGTTCAACATCTGGTCCCTTTCGCCTCACGTAGCTTTCGAGCCCTCTCGTTCAGTTTCGTTCCCAGAATGTACGCCAGCCTTCACAAAGGTGGTGCGTGAGGCTGGTACCTTCTTTGCTTTACTAACCAAAGGTTGATACGAAGTTTGGGTATGACGTCAATTTCCCACTGAATTGTTTGTTTTATGACTAGAAAGCCAAACGATTTGGCATAAAATTAAACTGTATCTTAATGGGATCATCTTAACAATTTACGAGAATTTTATTGGTTTAAGATGGCAAAAAGGTAACAGAAGAAATGGGTTTCTCAAAAGTCTGAAGATGTTTATACAGGAAATGCAACAACATTGTGAAATAGTGTTTTCAAAGTTTGTTAACAAATGTATTCATTATTCTCTAAtaatttctaaacatttttaatggtATTGGCACTATTTACAGATACATGCTCAAGAAGTCTCATCTCTTTCGAAAAGTCTTTCGATTTCCTTTGGATTGCCTAGCCCGCAGTTagactgttgcaaatattttctaacTCGAGCTccttaagggtacacagcaaccaagaaAGAAGTTGTCTacttattctaaaattgtttaacttacgtatgtctgtaacaaaaagtgtaaaagccctggttgatgtgtaccgttaagcaTTTAAACTCTGTTTagctaaaaaaaatttccattttacAACTGTCAACTGTGTTCTAAAAAGTATCATTCACATTAAAATCATCCCATGTGCCTGTTGTTCGCGCTTGTAAATGGCTAGGTTTGAATTTCTAAGAAAAAGCAGCAAGAACTAGAAATTAGCATGGCAATGGCGTTGCCATATTATCTGTTAACTATCAATCTACAGACCGGCGGTGTGGAGCGCTCAGGCCAGGGCAGAAATAAACGCTAGTCACGTTGTGGCTGTTGACCAGCCATCAtttaccaacaacaacaacgacagCAACACTGCGGCAACCCCAAATGACCGCTGCTGGCCGGCAGCCCAGGGGAAAATCAATTTGACAGAAAGAAAGATTGTGTTTTGCGAAACTTGTCAGCCCAATCAGAATGGCGTCGTGTGTGGCGACGACGACTTCTGGGTTCCCTTCAGGCTATGAGTCATTCGTTGAAATCGATTAACACATGGTTGGCCActtttgagaaataaaaaatcatatttacgcGATATTTCGCACTTgcttgctggcaacactgcttgaTTGTTTGCGCCCTTAACTTAGGAGGGGGTTGGGACGTGAACTTGCCCTCAACGCGATTCCCCGAATTAGCTGGCTGGGCTAACATTTAGCAGGAAGGTTCTTTTGATGACACAAGGTAATTAAACGGCCAGTGCTAATTATCCCTACGGGTTACGACGGGCGACAAACAACAGTGTTGACAGCCACACATCTGGACTCTTAACTTTGAGTCATGATGGTCAATTTATCACGGGCGCGATCATCGTCGTAAGCAATTGTAGGGTTAGCGAGGGTAATCTACGTTTTTGTTGGTGGTGTCTAATGACGTCAAATTAAATGGAACTGTTTTATTACTTTAGGAGGTACTAAGGGATTGTAAGTAATACGAGGCTTTTTCCATGAAGTATTATGAGACAAAAATGTATTGCTGCTTATTTTTATTCCacattcaaagaatttaaaatcaatgttgACCATACTTGTAATTAAAGACATAATCAAGTTTATattgagcagttttttttttcaaattcagatTGATTTTATTATgctttttaacggtgcacatcaaccagagcttttgtaccaagatttttgttactgacatcttagtattttcaaaactacgggaacaattgattcaattttatatttatcaTAGACAACATAGACATAGACATAGACGGTtactgtgcacccttaattcAAAATAGTTATAGACTTGTGatttaagggtacacagcaaccaaagaagttgttgtcttcttattccaaagttgttgaACTTatttgttaatgttaatgttaatttgattacaaaaaaatcaaattttgttataaatcttTAATGGAAATgaagtcgactctctggttgtcaatatcctagggaccgtcgaggagagaagcatcagtttacagaacgatgcagaatgaagactcgattgaaatttgttttttcttgctaaccagctatgggagagaatcatggcaacgtccagcaaacaaaaacaaataaatgtcaaacacccttcaaagcttcgttccTCATAGAAAAAtttctatgcaagccatgagaaagtaaaattatcgtcaaccggaatagatatttaaagcaaatagaatccaagggaccgtcgaggaagagattcttcaagcaagagaaaatatcgaggaataaagacaaccgaagtatgcagtttgaagggactgagaaattcatcggtacatggagcaatattgatatcgagaagatcgacagccagtgAGTCGACTGTAGTAGcgtaggggatgaataaaaaaatataccgATAGTTCCCGTTGTTTTGAAGGCAGAGCgaccgtggctgactggttacggtgttcgctttgtaagcgaatggttctggggtcgatgcccatctgctcccaacgagaaagtttaagaCACAGAATttagaaatgatgaatatgaacgaaaaatcatagtCACTCGAGGCaggttcgaacccccgtcctttggattggtaagcaaaaatgctaaccacttggCCATGTCGACTTGGTgaacttggactggaattaggaatactgttaaagagagcgagttgtggcgctataaccacggcaaatagtgtccagggcattcatggaaatacaatgtcccatcccagagggtcccggagtaccaacgaatacaaccaaaatctcggagcgtatggtggtgtgtccccacgctccttcctcccctgtcgattcagaattgtgttgttgttcgaacactcagtgctcaaactcaacccaattacgagtcatctcccCACATAGNNNNNNNNNNNNNNNNNNNNNNNNNNNNNNNNNNNNNNNNNNNNNNNNNNNNNNNNNNNNNNNNNNNNNNNNNNNNNNNNNNNNNNNNNNNNNNNNNNNNCTGGGCACCCTTTTTTTCcgtttgagtattaagacacggaatcctgattacaaggactattgtatcgtgttacccatttttactgttattaagcatttccagatctataacacagtccctattgagagggaaagtgctgttccatccagatgctgtaaactccattccttgtgccttgtgcgctatgtatcgctagaaccgcggtgacaattttttcgtgtcatttttcaagctcttcccagcagctattatttgccgcgcggggtcttgtaaagacaattgtctttttgcggcGCTACTcttgcggtgttccctttgctctgatctggacaatgcgactgggctgcagtgcaataccgatcggctgggcattatttacatgcgaagacacgaggaaagtattttgggaagaggcgcaaaggaatatcccaagattgatcacatgctagaagagcacgtgaagcaatcgttttatactcatacggttgctgctacctctgaacttaaacctaaggctgccaccctgagaagaacccatgactttccgcttctgggcaccctagtgtgcaCCGAACTCCCGTATAAACTAAAATAAGCacaaatcaatggtttaaccgacttaatcagtatattttcaaaaacaaaagaaagaattgctctttaaaaatagttgtgaacacaaatttgagaaaaataagaaaaagaaaaatgtccacatttttttacatgtatgaCATGTCACAAGTGTACAcgatagggtgacaataaaaaagggGTACCCCTGATTCAATTCCttaggtaaaaataaataactgtgaaaattttgagcgaaaaatcgGTTAACGGTCAAGggtgaaaaaaatcttcgtcTTCTTGAAATCTTTAAAACTCGTAAGGGtaaactcggatcgttttgcggtcttcgacaaagttgattGTCATAAAATCTCATAacataagaatctcacacttgacaatgatctgACACgtttaacgccaccttttggcggaattctgattgttttgcttttccccatacatttttttgaattttcccatgcaaacttcaacgataaaattggctcaaaattggcaaaaaaaaaatttttcttgGCACCCtagtgcacgatcattttgatgataaatcgGTCTATATCacaactcattttcgaccaaaaaggTCGTTgtaacaagatagcacacaacagacgatatGTTATGATTCTGCAAAATAatatctttttgaatttttcaatggGATTAAGTCTGTTTCCCAACAACCAACAGTCTAATTAACAAAGTCATAAAAGAAAATTATaagaagcttttccaaaaaaaaacttgcaggaGTGCTATTccttcattttttccgtgcacctatTTATAAGGAAGTCCAGATCATTTGCCGAAGAtaacaaatcgatcagaaaatacagattttcgaatattctcaTGCTCAGCcggcaaaattgtatagaaacttgtatggaaaaaaaataattacctatgggtcattccacctgaagtgtgcaagaaaaaatgcaaatttgaaaattaccatctccgattctgctcaaatttggcagagctgttaagactatcaaaacatgcaaaaatcccgaatttcatccaaatcggaccaccccctccatttttgttccctcccaaaaaatcgactttttggtgatttttgagcgaaacctccattttcaaacgacgataactcaggaaccacacatcttagagggtcggtcttagactcaattttgaaggaaatcggacgtagaatccatttctgtgatcaaaattcagattaaaatatgttctctacttgtattgcgcaattgaaaactttaaatggccgtatctcaaaacagccctatttattttttaaatttgacctcaccatcgttttccccgttcaattttacataagaatcagttatcgacagaaaggaatatgtttcgttccagagatatcgaattttaaagttttgagtatttgagattgcctaaattagctacactcgccgcctctgctagaagcactaagtcgtgctgatcaataactgctacctgcttttattgaaataagatttcatcccaaataatcattaacAAAATAGGCAAATATTgaatgtacaccactgtaggaaactgctgtataatcttaaattaaaaaaagtacacgCAAAACTGCCAATGCGAATTTACTGACCATTGgcatcaaaattttgagcatCGAATGGTCATAAACGATCATGAACATTCGATGCGCAAAGCGCGTTGACCATCCGATGTTCAACGTGTTTTTCTGACATTTTGACAGTTCTTTTGAATGTGTGCGTGACATCACACGCAGCTTTTTACTGTTTGCACTATTCACCACTGGCGCCGCCACCGTACATCATCACGGCTAGCGCTAGTACCACTTTTCGCCACCAGATGGATTCAGCCATCCCGAGGACACAAACCAAAAAGTAGCAGagaatatttatcaaaacagACAATTTATGTGCCGTTAAaccaaaattaaaactaaatcaatcaaaattacgATTGAGTCAGTTTATTTCTGGTTTTCCAAGCACAGAAATTGtatgtttttaataaatattcctCCCAGAGAGaaaatattatattgaaaaacaaacaacagctttttatttgttattatataacacaaatttctaattttttatattaaattaaacACACAGCTTTTTAGTCATCTCTATGACAAGAATCAAGAGTTAGGAATCCGGTGCTAGGCAGTAATTGTCCGCACCTCCGCCGAGTAGTTCCGAAGTAGCACACAcgagatgtttttgttgttgtcaacCGGTTCCTCGACTTGGTCGTGCCGGCCAGATCTGAGTCTTCTGAATGGGCTTTTGAGGGACGTCTTGATGGAAGACTATTAGAGAGGCGGCGGACAAGACTGGCAGGTCTACTGATGGCAACTGAATACCACGGGAACAGTGGCTTGCGGAAGCACGTATCTTCTTATTCTTCTGGTTCCTTCCGATTGGCTTGTTCTTCGGTTTGACCTCCACGGTCGTAGATTCTTCCCAGATTTGGTCGTCTTTGGTCCGCTCGGGACGCCtacgcacaaaaaaaaaacaccgatgCCAAGTTCAGCCACGTCCTGCTCGTTCGTAATCAGCGGTTCCAGCTTGACATCATCAAACGAGTTGTCCAAGTTGCTCCCGGCTACGGTTGATTCGATTGCGGCCAGAATTCCGTCGTCCTTGTCCAATGCCGGGGGAGGTTGCAGCTGTAGCTTTGGTTTCCGCTTGCCAACTCGGCCTGCAGCGATTTGATTTGGTGCAGATTGTGCTCGCTAAGGCAAACTCCGTCCACGTAGTGATCTTTTCCTTCGGTTTTGGAGTGGACTTTGGCGTGGATATTGGTGTCTGGGTCAGTTTTTTCGGCAACAAATGGGGTGGCACTTGGACGATACTTGTTACACCAAGTGCACTTAACCAACCCGGTGGGCCGCCACCCAGTAAGCTCAATGACAAATTGGACACGAAAAGCCCTTGTCCCGCTGCTGGTAACCATCGCGACGAAGCACCCCCTCCCGGCGTCCGCGAAtcccaatcaaaacaaacccgaTAGCACCGGCACTTCCAGCTGTACTTCGGAATCGACGTCACGTTCCGTGGTAGTGCCACCGGCCGCGGCGATGCACGGGTAGCAGAACAATTTTAGACAGAACATCTGGGGAAAAATAAGCGTTTTGAATCTCTGGACCGCGATGTATCTTGCGTATCTACCTTGCACACTAGGCTCGCCCCTAGGCGCAAGCAAAAGTAGCTCATTTTGCTTAAGGCCTGCGCCACGACCACCTCCAGGTTGCTGAGCGTCCCCATGGCCCACGCCAAACGACCGGCTGGCACACGACCGGTGAGTGTAAAAGTATCCGCCGTTCTTGATCGAAGCGAACTCCACCGGCTCGGTGTGGCCGATCTTCTCCAGCTCAATCACGTACTCGGCGTTGATAATTGGGTTTCTGCGGAAGAGAGATAGAGTGTTGAGTTAGATCGCCGGTCAAAAGGTCACAACCATACGCACTTACGTTACGTTCAATCCTTTCCGTCGTTTGTTGCTGCTCATCAGCGGCGATATTCCGAGCGTGAGGACACCACCACCGCTGCCCGTTTGTCCCCCTGACTGGGACTGCTCCCGGAGAATCCCTCGTCGTCTTCCAGGACTACAGCGCGGCCGCCACCGTCGCTTCGACACTTTTCTTGACCTCGACCCGTAGCATTTCGCCCTGGCCCAGCTGGATGCGTTCGCCGAGCGCGGATTGGGTGCACACTTTGCCGGGGTACTTTTCCGGAAAGTAGGGAGATTCTTCCGGCACGGGAATTAACAGGTCCGCGTCGGTTTCCATCATTTCGGCCGTCGCGACGGAACTGCTGGCCGTACTCGGGCTGCCGCGGATTGATTCATCCGGTGAGGGAAGTACCAGGGCCACCAGGAATCACGAACACGAACAATTTTGGACACTCGCGATGCGGTGAGCACAGAATTACCGGCGGAAACATTCCCGGACCGctggccgaaaaaaaaacttccagagCGAGCACCgcgacaaaaaaacaaaacgtcaaACTGACCACAGAGAAGAACGGGCTATTTTAAAGAGGGCGAAGAAGAAATTCTTTGGTTGACAGTGCGGTTTGCACAAATATCACGCATACTAGAGCATGAATAAAATCGTATGATTCAGAATGCGGTGgtgttggtgttttttttaaatgctttgaaCATCCGATGGGAATAAATTTGAACATCGGATGGGTTAGGGCGATTGAGCATCCAACGTTCACCGGAATTTCTTTGCGTGTATACAGTgaatttgtgtgctagcccaATGGATAGCCcaagaatggaattcccgcagagctagcaggaaattgcaattgatcttgtaagtaacacttaagaaaaagtgtacgatacattatcgtgttaaaaattatgaattaacatgaataaaactctcaatcaaaccatccacattaacgacccccgggtcttttgtggtctctattgcaagtttctgctcgaacctaggagtccgaaggcttgaatggggagagcatccaaacctctttctactccaaggaaccttccctcccagtgtttgaactgacgacctttggattgcgagtccaaccgccgccagcgattccaccggagtaggcttggtttggtgtgttgtttgtacttatggcatggagacgactcctacacctggaatgacttaacggcctaacaacaaccaaggccgggaccgacattttacttcctcatccgatggaaggttggagcagatgggaatcgaacccagaatcatccgcttacaaagcggacagcgtaaccattcggccacgcactgccactctAAAACTCTCGTaaagcatgattaaggaggaggatttctggaaagaataaaactgaaaaatgtaagtaaatcacaaagatttaactgatttattatctgattaagatccaattcagttgtgttgatttcgacaccgtccgaacaataatctttttttttgtttgtcaatcatttagAAATCTTGAAAGACGATAaagctgctgtccacatgtaacagaattgaaaaaaaatcatcaattatttagatgaaactgactcacaatataaaaatctgtttaatatgatcaacctttcaaaccgtaaggcagatattttgggttttttgctgaatggcactatttcgctaccgcacatggcaatagCTCTAGACCCCATGAGAGTTATTTCATCTAccacagccagctctacatttgatctcacttcaaataaaagaaaaaaaatgataaagtggggagaaatgaggaattaggaataatataaaaataatagaaaaattattttttttttaaattgtattgtaaaaactctgtagcatttgcaaataaatattcaaagttcaaattttacttaatatggttcaatgacactgagatcatGAATAACAGTGCAttgaaaattacccaataaatattccttaaacaaaaaatagattgttcaaggtattgattatctcaaaatcatataaaattaaaaaaatgattcatcttacagaacaacaggtagtaattattcatCAGCACGActtagtgcttctagcagaggcggcgagtgtagctaatttaggtaatctcaaatactcaaaactttaaaattcgatatctctggaacgaaacatattcctttctgtcgataagtgattctaatgtaaaatcggacggggaatacgatggtgaggtcaaattcaaaaaataaatagggctgttttgagatacggccatttaaagttttcaattgcgcaatgcaggtagaaaacatattttaatccaaattttgatcacggaaatggattctacgtccaatttccttcaaaattgagactaagaccgactctctaagatttgtggttcctgagttatcgtcgttcgaagataggggtttcgctcaaaaatcgccaaaaagtcgattttttgggagggtacaaaaatggagggggtggtccgatctggatgaaattcgggatttttgcatgttttgatagtctcaatagctctgccaaatttggtaattttcaagtgctgttccgcttcagatggaatgacccctaTGCAAAGTGGCTTCTTTTGACGAATGGAATGTATGGaccaaatttcatttcaataaaaaaaaatacagagttaaatatctcgaaaaaaaactcagaatACACAGGGTTCCTATCGAGCTAGATTAACTTGCAAAATGAAAGTTTGAATCACTTCAAAACATTTACGAtagaaaaatgattaattatggTTGTATTAATTATTTGCTTGTATAGCAAAGTGTTCCATCGATTGCTCAATGTCCCATGAATTCCTCCTGTGACAAGATTGGTGCATTCTTCAACATTCTCAATAAATCAAAGTCGTGTTATTTTGATTGTTGGATTGTGACGCTTAATTTATTTCTTAGGATCTTTTATAAAGACTGGAGCA harbors:
- the LOC120421140 gene encoding uncharacterized protein LOC120421140; protein product: MSSNKRRKGLNVTNPIINAEYVIELEKIGHTEPVEFASIKNGGYFYTHRSCASRSFGVGHGDAQQPGGGRGAGLKQNELLLLAPRGEPSVQDVLSKIVLLPVHRRGRWHYHGT